A genomic segment from Rubrivirga marina encodes:
- a CDS encoding sensor histidine kinase, with protein MPPTAPLVLALAVLQSVALPPRTEAVLYEDTLVVDSVGLGDGPSAWPYRLERTAPLGDTWVRLDDPFGGTYFAPSTMLAALAEQAVAYAEGRDAKSVLFLPRALTFSAVAFVVVGLVAAGALPFVLYRRRYRHERARREAAEAARRHLAEGREAERLRTAQDLHDGPVQDLHALRMGLALLARTADDGQRVAIAEASAEARRVVDELRHVAEDLRPPTLGPFGLAAALRAFARRFAERHPGVDVALDLDDDGQALAEPVRLALFRIAQEAMTNAAKHAGPAQISVTLRLNGERPPKTALLEVADDGAGYAVPVDLAVPTEPGHYGLVGMAERADAVGAALAVESRPGAGTRVRATVPVGTVPLS; from the coding sequence GTGCCCCCGACCGCCCCGCTCGTCCTCGCCCTCGCCGTCCTCCAGTCCGTCGCGCTCCCGCCCCGGACCGAGGCCGTCCTCTACGAGGACACCCTCGTCGTCGACTCCGTCGGCCTCGGCGACGGCCCGAGCGCATGGCCGTACCGGCTCGAGCGGACGGCCCCGCTCGGCGACACGTGGGTCCGGCTCGACGACCCGTTCGGCGGGACGTACTTCGCCCCGTCGACCATGCTCGCCGCGCTCGCCGAGCAGGCCGTGGCCTACGCCGAGGGCCGCGACGCGAAGTCCGTCCTGTTCCTCCCCCGCGCCCTCACGTTCTCGGCCGTCGCCTTCGTCGTCGTCGGGCTCGTCGCCGCGGGGGCCCTCCCGTTCGTCCTTTACCGTCGGCGGTACCGGCACGAGCGGGCTCGGCGCGAGGCGGCCGAGGCCGCCCGGCGCCACCTCGCCGAGGGCCGCGAGGCCGAGCGGCTCCGGACGGCCCAGGACCTCCACGACGGTCCGGTCCAGGACCTCCACGCCCTCCGGATGGGGCTCGCGCTCCTGGCCCGCACGGCCGACGACGGCCAGCGCGTGGCGATCGCGGAGGCGAGCGCCGAGGCCCGCCGGGTCGTCGACGAGCTCCGCCACGTTGCCGAGGACCTCCGCCCGCCGACGCTCGGCCCGTTCGGGCTCGCCGCCGCGCTTCGAGCCTTCGCCCGCCGGTTCGCCGAGCGGCACCCTGGCGTCGACGTCGCGCTCGACCTCGACGACGACGGCCAGGCGCTCGCCGAGCCGGTCCGACTCGCCCTGTTCCGGATCGCCCAGGAGGCCATGACGAACGCGGCCAAGCACGCCGGTCCCGCCCAGATCTCGGTTACGCTCCGCCTCAACGGCGAACGGCCCCCGAAGACCGCCCTGCTGGAGGTGGCCGACGACGGGGCCGGGTACGCCGTCCCGGTTGACCTCGCGGTCCCGACCGAGCCCGGGCACTACGGGCTCGTCGGGATGGCCGAGCGGGCCGACGCCGTCGGCGCCGCGCTCGCCGTCGAGAGCCGGCCCGGCGCGGGCACCCGCGTCCGCGCGACCGTCCCGGTCGGCACCGTCCCCCTCTCCTGA